GTTTTATGACGTTCGGGTTTACCATGGTAGAAATAATCAGAAAGAACAACATCAGGAAGAACATGATGTCGTTCAGCGATTGGGTAAACACCTCAGGGGCAAATCTGGCTTTACGGCGGATTTTCATAAGTTAGTATTTTACCGTCTGGGAGGTCATGAACGACTCGTAATAGGTTTCTGTAAAACGTCGATAAAGTCAAATGCTCCGGCCTGAAGTTTCAGGGCAATACGGTCGATCTTCATGTTCAGCAGGTGATACCCCATATACGCAATCAAACCCACGATCAGACCCGCACCCGACGTCACCATTTTCTCGTACATCCCGCTCGCAATGGTACTGATATCAAAATCGTTGGATTGCGAAATACTGTAGAAGATATTGATGATCCCCGAAATCGTACCTACGAAGCCCAGCATGGGCGCAATACCCGCAATCACCCCAAGATACGAAAGGTTGCTTTCCATCCGTGAGATTTCAATATGGCTGGCATTTTCAATGGTACTTTCGATGTCTTTGATGGAATAACCGATTCGACCGACGGCTTTTTCAAAAATGCGCCCGGCCGCCGAGCGCTGATTGCGGCACAATGATTCAGCAGATTTGATGTTTCCCTGCTGTACAAAATCTTTCATATTATCAATGAAACTCTCTTCGAGTTTGCCATTGGAATTGATGGCCAACCAACGTTCAAAAATCAAAAAAAGCGTCAGGAAAAACATGACCAGGAGAGGAATCATTACCCAGCCTCCTTTTAATAATAAATCGAATAACGAGATTCCTTGGGCAGAAGTAGCGGTGGTAGCTACGGAGTCAACGGCAGTTTGCGCTTGGAGTAAAATCATTACTGTTGGGTTTTTGCTGTGTCAAAAACGGAATGGTTGAGCGGAATATTGTTTGTAAGGGCCAAATATACAAATTTCCGGACGTTACGGTCAATCGACCGGCCGCAATAAGTAGGTTTCTTCATCATTAAAATGCACTACTAAAAACGAAAAGTGCAGAATGCATTGGTATTTTTGATGACGAATTATCTTTTTTAAGTAGTATTGAAAAAAAACTGACTGTACGGATGAGCGAATCCTCGACCATCAATCAAAAAACCATGCCGCTTGTCCGCTTCACCGGACATCCCACCCCCCACTATCACAAAGAAGAAACCGGTCTGCTCAACTCCGTTGACTGCGTTATTTTTGGGTTTTACGGCACAGAGCTGCATTTGCTGTTGCACCGTTTTCCGTATGAGCCATTGATCGGACATTGGGCATTGCTGGGCGGTTTTGTCCACCCCGAAGAAAGTATTGACGATGCCGCCCGCAAAACGGTACAGCGCCTCACAGGACTACAGGACGTATATATGGAACAGGTATACACTTTTGGAGATGTGTATCGGGTTCCTACGGATCGCGTCATTACAACCTGCTATTATGCACTTATCGAAGTAGAGCCTACGTTCGATAAACTCTCTCACGAATACGGAGCCACCTGGAAACCCATCTCGGAAGTCCTCACCTTTGATTTGGTGTATGATCACTTTGCCATGTTTCAGAAAGCGTTGGAACAGCTGCGCCGCAAGGTCCGCTACCAACCCATCGGCTTTGAACTTTTACCCGAAAAGTTTACCATGTTAGAGTTGCGAAACCTGTATGCTTCCATCTTGGGCCGCCCGCTTGATAAGCGTAATTTCAGCAAAAAAATCCTCAACATGAATATTCTGGTAAAACTCAAGGAAAAGCAAAAGGGCACTTCCCGTCGAGGCTCTTACTTTTTTTGCTTTGATGAAAAACGGTATCAGGAATTGGTCTCTAAAGGTTTTTTATTTGAACTGTAACGGTCAGCGAAACAGATTTCCCCAGTTGTCAGAAATATCATTGGACTTATCAAACCCATTGACCCACTCAATAAACAGCAGTCTGAACTCTTCAATGGCATCCCGAAGCACCTGAAGATAACGGACGTCTTTAAAACCAAGCATTTTAAGTCCGGAGGTCTGCGCCAAGAGGTTGCGGGCATGAATTCTGATCAATACGGCATTTTCCATCCGCAGACTGTACAGATCTCCCCCTTCTGCACCTGCGATTTTGGCACAAATGATGCTGGCATCTTCAAACAGCATACTTCGATAATGCGCGATAAACGCGTCTTCATCATCGATCAATTCGACGAGCGAATCAACGATATCAAAGATCTCCCGCGCTTTTTTCATGACCGGCAAATTATCGACACGGTCATTTTCCCGCTGCAAATCCCGTTTCGACTCTTCTGAATTATATTCTTCGTCGTCCAATCCGAAATCATCGTCATCATCATCGTCAAACGTAGCCATAGCGGTAGTGATTTTAGAGGCTGCAATTTCTAAAACTTTTGTTATTGAAGCAAAATGAAAGACTTTTTGTAAATTGAAACCTTAAACTTTCCGTGACCCACTTTATGAATAAATTTTTCATCAACTTACTGGCCGTATGTATCGGCTTTTCTGCCTTTGGACAGGAAGTAAAGGAAAACAAAGGCTTTTATCAATTTCTCACCGACGACCCCAACCAAAAACCTTTTTACTCTGACCGTCAGGGAGTTATTGCTTCCAACGGCATGGTAGCTACCGCCCATCCGGAAGCATCAAGGGTGGGAACGGAAATCTTAAAATTAGGTGGCTCCGCCGCCGACGCTGCCGTGGCCGTTCAGTTTGCATTGGCGGTAGTACACCCTTCTGCCGGAAATATCGGAGGCGGAGGTTTTTTTGTGTACCGAACCCAAAAAGGCAAAAATTTTACCCTTGATTTTCGTGAAAAAGCGCCGATACAAGGCCACAAAGACATGTATTTGGACAGCGCCGGCAATGTCATTCAGGGATTGAGCATGACGGGCCACTTAGCAAGCGGCGTGCCGGGCTCGGTGGATGGCATGGTACAGATCCATGAAAAATTCTCAAAACTTTCCTGGGCGACCCTTATCCAACCGGCGATTGATTTGGCCGAAAAAGGGGTCATCCTCACCACCAAAGAAGCCACCGGTCTCAACCGAATCAAAGGAGATATCTTCAAACTCAATGCCGACACGACCTATTTCCGGCGCAGAGATGGCCGTGACTGGATGGCCGGCGATACGCTTATTCAGGCCGACTTAGGAAAAACCCTTCGTCGTATTCAGGAGCACGGACGGGCGGGATTTTATGAAGGTGAAACGGCCGATTTGCTGGTCAATGAAATGCAGCGCGGTAAGGGCATGATCTCGATTGAAGATCTAAAGCAATACCGGGCCGTTTGGCGTAAACCGCTCGTGGGTAAATACAAAGACTACAAACTCATCACGATGCCGCCCGTTTCAAGCGGAGGTGTCGCCTTGCTGCAATTGATGAAACTGGTGGAGCCATATCCGCTGAAACGCTGGGGGTGGCATTCCGATTCTACCGTACAGGTAATGATCGAAGCCGAACGCCGCGTGTATGCCGACCGCGCTAAATTTCTGGGGGATCCTGACTTTGTAAAGGTACCCATCAAAAAGCTTATCGCCTCCAATTACCTGAAAAACCGCTGGCAGGATTTTGATTTTGCCAAAGCTACCGACAGTAAGGCCATCAAAGGAGGTGACATTGCCGGTTATGAAAGCATGGAAACAACGCACTTTTCCATTGTGGACAAAGAAGGAAACGCGGCTTCCGTCACCACAACACTCAATGGAGGCTACGGCAGCCGCGTGATCGTTAAAGGTGCCGGCTTTTTTATGAACAACGAAATGGATGATTTCAGCATTAAACCGGGCGTGCCCAATATGTTTGGGCTGATCGGAAACAAAGCCAACGCCATTGCTCCCGGTAAGCGCATGCTCTCTTCCATGACACCGACGATTCTGGAAAAAGATAAAAAATTATACATGGTGGTCGGGACTCCCGGCGGTTCTACCATTATTACGTCCGTATTTCAAACCATTCTGAATGTAGTAGAGCATGGAATGACCATGCAGCAGGCCGTCAATGCCTATAAGTTTCATCATCAGTGGCTTCCGGACCGAACCACTTTTGAAAACGGCGCTTTTACGGATGGAGTGTTGAAACGATTATTGTCCAAATCCTATATTCTTGAAATGCAACGCAATACGATCGGACGGATGGACTGTATTCTGGTACTTCCTGACGGTCGACTCGAAGGCGGCTCCGACCCAAGAGGTGATGACACAAGCGTTGGCTACTAGCTCTTGAAAATGTTGCTCCATTGTCAAATCGTCGGCCACGGACCCAAGCCTCTTTTGGCGTTTCACGGCATTGGGCAAGACCATCGCTGTTTTCTGCCTTTGGTCAATGTATTGGAGGAGCAATATACGTTTTACCTGTTTGATTTACCTTTTCACGGAAACAGCCCCGCCATGGATACCGAAAAATTGTCCATGGCGGAGTGGAAAGCCCTCATAAACGCTTTTTTGGGCACCCATCAACTTCAAACGTTTTCAGTGGCAGGTTTCAGTATGGGCGGCAAATTTGCGTTGGCCACGGTTCAACTGTTTTCGGAGCAAATAGAATCCTGTTGGTTATTGGCACCCGACGGCATCACCGAAAGTCCATGGTATCGCCTGGCAACGCGTTTTTGGATATCCAAAAAGCTCTTTAAATTTTTTGTCAGAAACGTCGGGAATCTAAAGAAACTTGCCAATCCGTTGGTAAAGCTGGGATTAGTGGAAAAAAGCGCTGTAAAATTTGCTCAGTCCACGCTGTCAACTCCTGAGCAGCGCGAACGAGTTTACCGCTCGTGGATAGGCTTCAGTACGATTCGTCCGGATATGCCGGCAGTGGCGGCGACAATCCTTCAGTACAACATTGAATTAAGACTGTTTTTAGGCAAATTTGATGCGTTGTTACCTGCTTCTTACGTAGAGCCTTTAACCAAAAGAATCCATGCTTCGCAACCGATCATCCTTCCTGCCGGCCATCACCGACTGATCGAAAAAGTTGCCGTTTGGTTTGCTGAAAACAGTACATGCAAATAAGAACTACTGCCGTTTTACCAATACCCGGGTAAGTCCAACGACTGAAACAATGACCAGTACAATAACCACCACCCGGCTCGCACTGCTTTCATTGGGGTTTTCGATCAATTGACGCAATTCCTTTGCCTCCATCCCAACCCAAACTGCCAGTGCTGTGCGAGGAATCATGCCCAGAAACCCGCCTAAAATCACGTTTGAGAACCGAATTTTCAACAGAGAAAATACCAAATTTGTCAGTGCAAATGGAAGAACCGGCGAAAGTTTGGTAAAAAATACAAATGACAATTCATCCTTTTGAATCCGATTCAGAAGTGCATTGACCCGAGGAAATTGCGAAAGATAGCGTAACAGCGTTTCGCCATCCAGCCGTTTGGTGATTTCATACACGAGCGCTATCGCCATAAGGTTAAGTAAAATTAACGGTCCCAGTGCCCACCAACCCAAAAAATACCCAAAGGCAAACGCCAACAACGTAGGTGGAATTAACGCCAAAGCACACGCCAAAGCACATACGATGCATACAATCGCCCAATCTCCGATATTGAAGTTTTGAATTAAAGTCTCATTCTGAATAATCCAAGCCCCTAAAATCGAACTCGTTATAAAGGGAAGTATTGTCAAAAAAAATGCCGAGAGACTCGGCAGCAATGGTGTTTTCTTCGTCGACATGGCTCTCTACTACTCAAAAGTTAAAGGGTAAGGATTTAGTCCTTACCCTTTAATCGGTCTCTTTTATTTGCTACGCATAGGTATTCAACATGACCGGCATGACCAGCATCAGAATATCTTCATCATCTTCTTTTTCCAGCGGCACGACCAATCCTGCACGGTTAGGGGCCGACAATTCGAAGGATAAAGTACTTGTATCCAAATTATTGAGCATTTCGATCAAAAACTTCGCGTTAAAGCCGATCTCCATTTCATCACCGTTGTATTCACACAACAAACGCTCATTGGCCTCATTTGAATAATCTAAATCCTCGGCTGAAATAACCAATTGGTTGGGGGGCGTGAGTTTCAACCGAATTTGGTGCGTTGTGCGGTTTGAATAGATCGAAATACGACGCAGTGAATTCAATATTTCCCCACGGCTGATGGTGAGCACATTCGGGTTATTGGTTGGAATCGCATTCTCATAATCGGGAAAACGCTCATCGATCAACCGACAGATCATGCGGATATTGGCGAAGCTAAAAAAGGCATTAGCCTGACTGAATTCCGCTTTTACGGGCACACTTTCCGAGGGCAATGAGGTCTTCAACAAATTCAGCGCTTTACGCGGAATAATCATAGTCGTATCCACCAATGATTTTACGTCATAACGACGATAACGAATCAAACGATGTCCGTCAGTAGCCACAAACGTTGCATAATCAGCCCCAAGCTGGAGGAATACCCCTGTCATGGCAGGGCGAAGCTCATCGGTACTGGTCGCAAAAAGTGTATTGGCAATGGCGTTTGAAAGCGCATGAGAAGATAACTCTACAGAAAACGCCCGATTAACCGATGGGATTTTCGGAAAGTCAATTGGATTTTCTCCCGAGAGTTTATAGCGACCATTGTCAGAGATAATTTCAATGCCAAAGGTTTCACCATCTATAGTAAGCGTAATCGGCTGTTCCGGCAGTCCGCGCAGCGTATCTAAAAGCAGTTTGGCAGGGATTGCAATCGCCCCTTTATCAGAAGATTCTACCTGTAGCTCCGTCACCATTACAGTCTGCAGATCAGAGGCCGTAACCGTAAGTTGATTGTTATCCAGTTGAAATAAAAAATTTTCAAGAATAGGAACAATAGGGTTTGTGGAAACGACGCCGTTGATCGCTGCGAGTTGTTTAAGCAATACCGACGACGATACAGTAAATTTCATAGCTAGGAATATATTTATTTAATAACAAATTTAGCAAAGATACGGCTAAAGTCAAACTATTTATGCCGGATTATCCTATCTCTCAGGTAGAAATCTACTAAGACCAGCGCGGCCATGGCTTCCACAATGGGGACCGCCCTCGGCAGCACGCACGGATCGTGCCTTCCCTTGCCCTGAACCAGTATTGTTTCACCTTCCTGATTGACACTCTCCTGCTCCTGCATAATGGTCGCTACGGGCTTAAATGCCACGTTAAAGAAGATATCTTCCCCATTGGAAATTCCGCCCTGAATACCTCCGGAATGATTGGTACGCGTCCGAATGCGACCTTCATCATCGGTGTAGAAAGCATCGTTGTGTTCAGAGCCCAATAATTCAACTCCCGCAAAACCGCTTCCGTATTCAAATCCTTTGACCGCATTGATACTGAGCATGGCCTTGCCCAGTTCGGCGTGGAGCTTATCAAACACCGGCTCTCCCCAGCCTACCGGAACGCTTTTCAGCACACAACTTACAAGGCCACCGATTGAGTCTCCCTGCTTACGGATATCGTCTATGTAATCAAACATCTGCTGCGCCATTTCAGGATCAGGACAGCGAACCGCATTTGAATCGGTCAGTGATAATTCCAGTTCTTTGTAGTCTTTGTTCAGCTTCAATTTACCAACCTGCGAAACAAAAGCCTGTACCGTAACCCCTAAATCATTAAGCAATAATTTTGCCAATGCTCCGGCAGCTACCCGAGCCGCTGTTTCGCGCGCTGAACTGCGTCCGCCGCCGCGATAATCCCGCACTCCATACTTGGTTTGATATGTAAAATCGGCATGAGAAGGTCGGAATTGGTCAGCAATGTGAGAATAATCCTTGCTGCGTTGGTCCTCATTCCATATCACCATAGAAATAGGGGTACCGGTCGTTTTTCCTTCAAATACGCCCGATAGAACCTGCACCGTATCTGCTTCACGGCGCTGGGTAGTGATGCGCGACTGCCCGGGTTTGCGTCGGTCCAATTCCTGCTGAATGAAGTCCAAATCAAAATCTACGCCCGCAGGACATCCTTCTACCACTACTCCGATGGCGGTGCCGTGAGATTCGCCGTAGGTGGCAATTTTAAATATTTTTCCGTAAGTGCTACTCATTATTTTCTAAACATAAAGATCATTACGATCAACATTATTACAATTAAAATATTGGCAATATTGCGAATTATAGTCTGATAATCTACCACCGGTTTCAGGCTGTCCCATTGCTCAATACCCGTGTAAACCGATTCCGCGTCAGAAGTGACCAGTTGAGTATTTTGAACAGTTTCCCCTACAATAGAAAGTGAAAGTGTTGAACGCAACGTGTCATATGTTTGCTTTTTGGGATTAAAATAGACCCAAAAAACCAAATTATCCATCATAAAGTTGCCGCTTTGTTTCGGTATCACCTGATACCGAAATGTCTTAGCGCCTGCGATGCTGTTTCTTTGGCGTACTATGTTATTTTCGATATCCGGAGGATATACATCAAATAATGCCATATCTGTAAATGTGGGCTCGCGAACCGACTGAATATTGCCTTCTCCCACAATCTTAAATTCGTATCGATAGCTGTTTCCTGTTTTAAGTTGAGTTGTACTTATTTTTTCCTCCAATCTAAAATCCCCTACAATGACCTGATTACGTAACGGGTGTACCGGAAGGCTAAGCACGTCTATATTGAGCGGTTTGGAAGCATACGTTTTCAAGACTGCCTGCTCTTGGCCATCCATCGAAATTGTGATCATTTTCATGATCCAGCTGACCGACGGAATCGTAATGGATTGATTATTTAATGGAAAAAAAGAAGCCTGATAAATTCGGTATTCCGTAAAACGTTTTCCTTTGATGACGATTGGAATAGCGGGAATTTCCTGAATACCAAAGTTTTCTTCCCAACAATTGGCCGGCTTAAGCAGTTTCAATACTTTTTCCAGTTGCTTTTCTACCTCATAAAAATCCAACTCTGCTACATTGTTTTCCGAGACAAGTAACGAAAGACGCAGGTTAAACCCCTGTTGAACATACACCCGCCGTTTGTCTACACTGACGGCCAAAAATACGCCCTGCGACGACTCACGTTCAAGTTCTGCACTTATTTCGGCCGTCTTTTCCACTTCCTCTTCGCTATCGGTATCTGTGTTTTGCACTACCGTAACTGACGTTTCTTCCGAGCGCATGATCTGTTTATTAACCAAAATCTCTAACGGCCCTATATTAAATACTCCCGTTTTGATAGGATAGTAATTTTGGGAAATCGTGTACGTAATAATTGTTTTCCCGCCTACCTGATTGGTAAGGCTGGAACGGGAGCTTTCCCGCTTTTGAAAATTTTTGATGTTATCCGGAAATGAGATCAACGGTACCTGCTCAAAGCCGGTGACTTTGATGGAAACGGTAAACGGTTGCTGTAGACTAATTTTTGTGCCGCTAAATTCAATGACAAAAGGATTTTCCGTAACCTGTGCCTGCACTATAGATATAGTCCAAAAAAAAATCAAAAAATGTATATATCTGTTTTCTTTTTTCATCGTTATATTTAACGCAAAATTAACAGACTCGCACAACATAATACCTACTGCCTGTTCGTTAATTTAATAAAGTTCCATCCTCTTAGTTAGTTCTTTAAAATTATGAATCTACTATGGCAACTATGTTAGAGTTTATCAAGACTGTGCTCGTAAAAGTCAGTTTTGACCGAAAACTGTTTGAAAAAGAGTTGCGCAAAGCACTAAAGGTGTTGTTGCCCGATGATGTAAAGCGTCTTAAAGCGTGGTGTTATGAGCATTTCAGTGATAAATACCACAATGTATTGAATCAGTATTTCAGTAGACATCAATTGGTCCTTTAGTTTCTAAACGCCACAAAAAAGCCTCTCGTGACTGACACGAGAGGCTTTTTTATAGATTCGCCTTA
Above is a window of Runella slithyformis DSM 19594 DNA encoding:
- a CDS encoding MotA/TolQ/ExbB proton channel family protein; the encoded protein is MILLQAQTAVDSVATTATSAQGISLFDLLLKGGWVMIPLLVMFFLTLFLIFERWLAINSNGKLEESFIDNMKDFVQQGNIKSAESLCRNQRSAAGRIFEKAVGRIGYSIKDIESTIENASHIEISRMESNLSYLGVIAGIAPMLGFVGTISGIINIFYSISQSNDFDISTIASGMYEKMVTSGAGLIVGLIAYMGYHLLNMKIDRIALKLQAGAFDFIDVLQKPITSRS
- a CDS encoding NUDIX hydrolase translates to MSESSTINQKTMPLVRFTGHPTPHYHKEETGLLNSVDCVIFGFYGTELHLLLHRFPYEPLIGHWALLGGFVHPEESIDDAARKTVQRLTGLQDVYMEQVYTFGDVYRVPTDRVITTCYYALIEVEPTFDKLSHEYGATWKPISEVLTFDLVYDHFAMFQKALEQLRRKVRYQPIGFELLPEKFTMLELRNLYASILGRPLDKRNFSKKILNMNILVKLKEKQKGTSRRGSYFFCFDEKRYQELVSKGFLFEL
- the ggt gene encoding gamma-glutamyltransferase — encoded protein: MNKFFINLLAVCIGFSAFGQEVKENKGFYQFLTDDPNQKPFYSDRQGVIASNGMVATAHPEASRVGTEILKLGGSAADAAVAVQFALAVVHPSAGNIGGGGFFVYRTQKGKNFTLDFREKAPIQGHKDMYLDSAGNVIQGLSMTGHLASGVPGSVDGMVQIHEKFSKLSWATLIQPAIDLAEKGVILTTKEATGLNRIKGDIFKLNADTTYFRRRDGRDWMAGDTLIQADLGKTLRRIQEHGRAGFYEGETADLLVNEMQRGKGMISIEDLKQYRAVWRKPLVGKYKDYKLITMPPVSSGGVALLQLMKLVEPYPLKRWGWHSDSTVQVMIEAERRVYADRAKFLGDPDFVKVPIKKLIASNYLKNRWQDFDFAKATDSKAIKGGDIAGYESMETTHFSIVDKEGNAASVTTTLNGGYGSRVIVKGAGFFMNNEMDDFSIKPGVPNMFGLIGNKANAIAPGKRMLSSMTPTILEKDKKLYMVVGTPGGSTIITSVFQTILNVVEHGMTMQQAVNAYKFHHQWLPDRTTFENGAFTDGVLKRLLSKSYILEMQRNTIGRMDCILVLPDGRLEGGSDPRGDDTSVGY
- a CDS encoding alpha/beta fold hydrolase encodes the protein MLLHCQIVGHGPKPLLAFHGIGQDHRCFLPLVNVLEEQYTFYLFDLPFHGNSPAMDTEKLSMAEWKALINAFLGTHQLQTFSVAGFSMGGKFALATVQLFSEQIESCWLLAPDGITESPWYRLATRFWISKKLFKFFVRNVGNLKKLANPLVKLGLVEKSAVKFAQSTLSTPEQRERVYRSWIGFSTIRPDMPAVAATILQYNIELRLFLGKFDALLPASYVEPLTKRIHASQPIILPAGHHRLIEKVAVWFAENSTCK
- a CDS encoding TVP38/TMEM64 family protein translates to MSTKKTPLLPSLSAFFLTILPFITSSILGAWIIQNETLIQNFNIGDWAIVCIVCALACALALIPPTLLAFAFGYFLGWWALGPLILLNLMAIALVYEITKRLDGETLLRYLSQFPRVNALLNRIQKDELSFVFFTKLSPVLPFALTNLVFSLLKIRFSNVILGGFLGMIPRTALAVWVGMEAKELRQLIENPNESSASRVVVIVLVIVSVVGLTRVLVKRQ
- the dnaN gene encoding DNA polymerase III subunit beta, whose translation is MKFTVSSSVLLKQLAAINGVVSTNPIVPILENFLFQLDNNQLTVTASDLQTVMVTELQVESSDKGAIAIPAKLLLDTLRGLPEQPITLTIDGETFGIEIISDNGRYKLSGENPIDFPKIPSVNRAFSVELSSHALSNAIANTLFATSTDELRPAMTGVFLQLGADYATFVATDGHRLIRYRRYDVKSLVDTTMIIPRKALNLLKTSLPSESVPVKAEFSQANAFFSFANIRMICRLIDERFPDYENAIPTNNPNVLTISRGEILNSLRRISIYSNRTTHQIRLKLTPPNQLVISAEDLDYSNEANERLLCEYNGDEMEIGFNAKFLIEMLNNLDTSTLSFELSAPNRAGLVVPLEKEDDEDILMLVMPVMLNTYA
- the aroC gene encoding chorismate synthase encodes the protein MSSTYGKIFKIATYGESHGTAIGVVVEGCPAGVDFDLDFIQQELDRRKPGQSRITTQRREADTVQVLSGVFEGKTTGTPISMVIWNEDQRSKDYSHIADQFRPSHADFTYQTKYGVRDYRGGGRSSARETAARVAAGALAKLLLNDLGVTVQAFVSQVGKLKLNKDYKELELSLTDSNAVRCPDPEMAQQMFDYIDDIRKQGDSIGGLVSCVLKSVPVGWGEPVFDKLHAELGKAMLSINAVKGFEYGSGFAGVELLGSEHNDAFYTDDEGRIRTRTNHSGGIQGGISNGEDIFFNVAFKPVATIMQEQESVNQEGETILVQGKGRHDPCVLPRAVPIVEAMAALVLVDFYLRDRIIRHK
- a CDS encoding BatD family protein, producing the protein MIFFWTISIVQAQVTENPFVIEFSGTKISLQQPFTVSIKVTGFEQVPLISFPDNIKNFQKRESSRSSLTNQVGGKTIITYTISQNYYPIKTGVFNIGPLEILVNKQIMRSEETSVTVVQNTDTDSEEEVEKTAEISAELERESSQGVFLAVSVDKRRVYVQQGFNLRLSLLVSENNVAELDFYEVEKQLEKVLKLLKPANCWEENFGIQEIPAIPIVIKGKRFTEYRIYQASFFPLNNQSITIPSVSWIMKMITISMDGQEQAVLKTYASKPLNIDVLSLPVHPLRNQVIVGDFRLEEKISTTQLKTGNSYRYEFKIVGEGNIQSVREPTFTDMALFDVYPPDIENNIVRQRNSIAGAKTFRYQVIPKQSGNFMMDNLVFWVYFNPKKQTYDTLRSTLSLSIVGETVQNTQLVTSDAESVYTGIEQWDSLKPVVDYQTIIRNIANILIVIMLIVMIFMFRK